In Cynocephalus volans isolate mCynVol1 chromosome 3, mCynVol1.pri, whole genome shotgun sequence, one DNA window encodes the following:
- the RD3L gene encoding protein RD3-like, whose translation MPLFGWMKWPKNDPYKPTHYPGSDVVTKTLLRELKWHLMERERLIQELENEQKVKKTGVDYNWLRNYQNLHTSIPATEQRQLEVLCSQVQPGQTGTILSRFREVLAENDVLPWEIVYIFKQVLKDFLSNTDNGSQQEGLEDSGNTDCPVPAAIPGESYKSSGKDEIPTISSYVDKITKNRFPTFSYRVWNLPYCYYPSS comes from the exons ATGCCACTTTTTGGTTGGATGAAATGGCCAAAAAATGATCCCTACAAACCCACACACTATCCTGGCTCAGATGTAGTGACAAAAACTCTGCTTCGGGAATTAAAATGGCACCTAATGGAACGAGAGAGATTAATACAAGAGCTCgaaaatgaacaaaaagtgaaaaaaacaggTGTGGATTACAACTGGCTGAGAAACTACCAGAACCTCCACACTTCCATCCCAGCTACTGAACAGAGACAACTTGAAGTACTTTGCTCACAAGTTCAACCTGGCCAAACCGGAACCATTCTCAGCAG ATTTCGAGAAGTTTTGGCAGAAAATGATGTACTGCCATGGGAAATAGTCTACATCTTCAAGCAAGTTCTGAAAGACTTCCTAAGTAATACTGACAACGGGAGTCAGCAGGAGGGCCTGGAGGATTCAGGAAACACAGACTGTCCTGTTCCTGCTGCAATCCCGGGTGAAAGCTACAAGAGCTCAGGCAAAGATGAAATACCCACTATTTCAAGCTATGTTGACAAAATCACAAAGAACAGGTTCCCAACATTCTCCTACAGAGTATGGAACCTACCATATTGTTATTATCCATCAAGTTAA